Sequence from the Chelonoidis abingdonii isolate Lonesome George chromosome 1, CheloAbing_2.0, whole genome shotgun sequence genome:
agtcttactaaagtctagaTATACCACAACTACCACATCCCTCCTacccacaaagcttgttaccctgtcaaagaaaactatcaggtGGGTTTGACATGAATTCTTCTTGAccaatccatgctgactgtcacttttcatcttattatcttctaggtgtttgcaatttgattccttaattatttgcttAATTATCTTACCTGATACAGAAGTTAAGTTGACTTGTCTGTAATTCCCTAGGTtgccctttttatagataggcactatatgttctcctttccagtcttctggaatctcccctgtcttccatgacttttcaaggATAGTAGCTattggctcagatatctcctcatcTAGTTCcctgaatattctaggatgcatttcttcaggctctggtgacttgaaTATATCTAAGTTGTTGAAGTaacttttaacttgttttttcttcCTAATTTAGCAACTAAACCGACaccattttcactggcattctctATGGCAACTTGTAGCAATGTGCAGACTCACGCCTgaagtgcctcctgctggtctctcaggaaattagctctttttacatccaggagcaccctctgcaggcggGTGATCTCCCTTATTTTTGGCCTATGTCCCTCCTAGGACCAGgtgccccttttacctggggtgctgcccctctggcagtaacccctcacagCCTCAAGGTTCCCTTCCAGGGAAACCCCcactcactatccccactttgcctcagtgttttgctactgccagtctctgtcTAGCTctgctcatcttttttttttttaaataattggagatatacccaggggtggttccaggcctagcacgccaagtgcgtgcttggagTGGCAGGCCGCAGAGGGTGCTCTGCCAGCACCGGCAGggtggcaggtaggctgcctttggtggcttgcctgctggtcctgtggcttcggagGACCATCGGATCCtcccaggcagcctgcctgccatgcttggggcggcaaaaaccctagagctgcccctggatatacctatctcctagaactggaagagaccttgaaaggtcattgagtccagcccccaccttcatgagcaggaccaagtactgattttgccccagatccctaagtggccccctcaagggctgggCTCACAAACCCTGGCTTTaccaggccagtgctcaaaccactgagctatccctcccgcccAAGGtggactgcagtgtaagccactcatcataggcaaagggggttcagacctgttgcctctgcctacccatgggctgccccctgcaatccagtacctaataggccttatcaggcctgcagcctggggctttcctaggttGGAGCTCTCTGGCTCCctaggcctttccccagccctgctccaatctAGGTTCCCTTTTTGGCACCTTGCAACCATGCCCTTCTCCCCCTACAGACAGAGGGACACTAAgtgggcttctggctcactgcctcttataggggcgagctgggcctgattggggcttggccccagctgagcctactttccccaatcagcccaggcttcttgccccagacccagccctgtcctgggctgttttccactccaaagggcaggagtgggtaaccgCTCCACTAGACAGCCTTCTTCTTGAAAACTGAAACATAATAATCCcaaaccagttttttttaattgtttcctaACCTTgtcaaatccttaaaaaaaacaagacaaaacaaaaacaaacaaacaaagaaaacactttcattttttaaaatacttcatgTTTATTTGCCTGGAGGTAGAGGGTTGCTGATGCCTGActgcgtacttctggttccaagtgAGATGTGTGGTGGATCtagtaactctggtgtttgtaactctgaatttCTACCACAGATGCTGTTTAAACTGGAAAGTACTTTTTCACTGCATATGATATAAATATCGCATATGGCTTCTTTCTGAATGCAGAACAAAACTATTTATAACACTTCAACTTTTTCAGCTACATTAACATGTTTCCTTTCACTCTCTAGGAATTAACCTAAACTTtttctaggatttcttttgttctttataAACTTAATAACCACCTTTTTAAGATTCTTAGCGCAATCAAGTATGGATTTTCCTGGATGTCTTTAACAtccattattgaatttcataacTTCCAATTTCTATTGCTTGctattttccatttttcccaTTTATTATATATTGctttccacccacccacccatcctggaattgctgccttcactttgcACCTGAAACAGCCTTTTAGCAAAAGGTGTGTACTTTCTTGATGGTGGAAATGTGGCTTTTTAACTATCAAATACACTTTTCTTAAAGCGTTTGCAATTTTCCATCCAatttttctgtctaaatttttGCTCCAAAACAGTTTTGCTGATAATTTGCCTATGCTCAGGGGAATTAacctttttaaaacattaagtaCATATACATGTTACTGGTTGGGAATTCTGCTGTTTGTAAATGAGAATATAATCAGTTGCATTCTTTATTTTGCTCTCCTCTATCATAGGCCCTGTTCTTAgtctcttctctaaactaaacGTTCCCAGACTTTTCAGTCAGTCTTCATATGGCAGCCTCCCCAATTCATATAGCCTGTTTCAAATATCCCCTTTCTATCTGCTACATCATTTATAGGGAATGGATGACCAAAACAGAGCACATATCCATAGCAGGTTATTCTCCATCCATACCATAGACATCCTAAAATTGTCCTTGTTTTGGCCACTATTTCGAATAAGCAGGTGTTTCCTTGGCATTGCTATCAGTGACACCCGGGTCTTTTCTCTGAGTTGTGCTCTAATTGGGATGTATGCCCCAGCACATGTCTTggcaaagatttgtttttttgtttttgttttttcacgcTCAAATGTTGAGCAACTGGGTGAACGGGGAACTACTTACACCATGGATTCTCTAGCCTGAGTTTCATTGAATTAAGGAAGAATTATGGATAACCAGTATCAACACTCATGTTTTCTGCTGGTGCCTATTAAGGTTTCCCACATCACAATGTGTAGGAATTTTTGACACATGGTGCACAGAAGCATATGGAATTGCCATTAGTACAGTCTGTTCTTCATAACTTATTTCTCTgaataatgaaaatgtcatttttcagtgtgtgaaGAGCAACCAATCTGCTTCACCCATGAGAACAGCCTCCAGTAGTACATGCAGAGCCTCATATTAATATTGTCTCTCCATCCAGGCATTTGTTCTGTGACCATCACTCTTGACCCTGGGCACATACAGAAAGTCAGGGGAACATACACTACATTCAGGAGACACCATTCTGCCTCAGAGTTGGACACCTTTTCCCCTACTCTATGTCAGATTCCAACACAACTGACTTCATCAACCCTCccaccttcatcctgctgggCATTCCTGGCCTGGTGGTGGCCCACAtctggatctccatccccttctgcaccaTGTGCACTTTAGCCATCTTGGGGAACTTCATTATTTTGTACATTGTAAAGAGGGAGCCAAGCCTCCATGGCAccatgtactatttcctctgcatgctggctgTCACCGACTTGGTTCTGTCCATGTCAATCCTGCCCAAAACGCTGAGCAtcttctggttcaattccagggAGACTGATTTCAAtgcctgcctcacccagatgcACTTCATTCACTCTTTCTTAGTGATGGAGTCTGGGATCCTCGTGGCCATGGCTTTGGATTGTTATGTGGCCATCTGCCGTCCTCTGAGATATTCCACCATCCTGACAAACATTGTGGTGGCCAAGATCAGCCTGGCTGTGGTGCTGTGTAGCAGCACAATCGTTCTGCCCTGTATCCTCCTGGCTAGGCAGTGGTCTTATTGCAGAACCAACAttatcccccacacacactgcaagCACATGCCCATAGAGAAGCTGGCCTGCGCCGACATCTGCATCAATAATTACTATGGCCTTTTTGTTGTATTCTCTGTGATCTGTGTGGATGTGCTTTTTATGTCTATGTCCTATACTCAGATCCTCAGGGCCGTCTTCAGCCTCCCCACAAAGGATGCCCGGCTTAAGACTTTTGCGACATGCAGCTCCCACCTCTGTGTCATCTTAGCCTTTTATATCTCagctctcttcttctctctcatgCACTGGTTTGGTCACAATGTTTCCCTGCATTTCCACATGCTGATTTCCAACATTTACCTCCTGGTGCCCCCCATGGTAAATCCCATCATCTACAGAGTGAGGAACAAACAGATCAGGAGCAGGGTGCTCCGGATCTTTGCTCATAAAGGGACCTAATTTTTTCTCCTGGTGCTctggctctgcagagctggcCGGTAACATGGTGCTGGGTCCTCTTCCTTGAATCACTGACTGGACAGTCAAAGTGACATTAATCTGTTTCCTGGCCTTACTGTGCTGTGTCAGTGCGACATACTGGGGAATTGGTCTATGTAGAACTCAttgggttgccacctttctaattgctggtaactggaGACCAGAGGCCTCACATATTCCCTCAGAGCCGCTTCCAATTTTGTGCCTTTTCATCCATAGCTCTGACTGtcactctctcctctcctctcccccatcccttggTGGATCATCTCTACCTTCCTCctccctattcccccccacctggACTCCCTCTGCTCCGAGGCTGtgatgggagctgctgcagcctgacaaggAGCCTTCAGTGAGGACAGTGGGGATGCAGCACAGGACCTGACAGGCCAGTCAGGAACAGAGCAGGAAGCCAGGAAGCCGTATAAAAGCAGCTGAGGGTTGAGAGCCGGGCTGTGTGGCCGGCGGACAAGATTGTGCACCATACAGCTTGTGGGCCCTAAAGCTCAGCTACAGAGTCCTGAGGGCAGAGACCATTGTGTGGCTTATTTCCTTAGCTTTCagctccctttttctcctcctggctGGGGGCCTGTACCAGGCAGAGCCCCTGTAATGGGGATAGGCTGGGAGCCCTTTGTCCTGAGCCAGGccttgggggcagggcaagggatcAGCTTTGAAGCTAAGAGGACAACAGCTGAAAGAGGTGGAAGGATAAGCCCCTGCATTAGCTGGGAAGGCAGGATGCTGGGCATAGGCTGGAGTGGCTCCGATAGCTGTCAGGGAAGGAGATAAGCCAGATATTTACACACGTACATGGCATCTTATCAGGAGCTACGGGGCACCTATTTCCTAGGGCTGGAAGTTCAACGGTGAAGGTGAATCTAGCATATACTCTACATGATGCTTTTTATCACTGAATCTAGAAGCTCTTTAGCTAGGTTACTAGGCACTGCATAGAGGCcaatgataagaacataagaacgaccatactaggtcagacaaaaggcccatctagcccagtgtcctgttttccgacagtggccagtgccaggtgcttcagaggaaatgaacagaacaaggaatcatcaagtgatctatctcctgtcacccattgcCAGCTCCTGGTAAACAGAtgctaggggcaccatcccttCCAATGTGCTGCCAGGAACCAAATCAGTGCAGAGTGTCACTTTGCGGTAGCGGCCCACTAGAAATAATAATCATCAGCTCTGCCAAAGTCATCCAGTGAATACATGGCAAATCTGGTCCTATTCACTCCCAGCTCACTGGTCTCTGCTGATGCTTTATCTGTAGATATCTCTAGACTAAACCTGATAcctttatggaggggatggtgtgatgggatagcctaattttggcaattaactgatctttgattattagcggtaaatatgtcccatggtctgtgatgggatgttagatggagtgggatctgagttactacagagaattctttcctgggtgttggctggtgagtcttgcccacgtgctcagggtttaactgatcaccatatttggggtcgggaattttcctccagggcagattggcagaggccttgggggtttctcactttcctctgcagtgtcACTTGCCGGAAGATTCtttgcatcttgaagtctttaaactatgattttaGGACTTCAATAGCCTaaacataggttagggttttgttacagaagtggatagctgagattctgtggccttcattgtgtagaaggtcagactagatgatcataatggtcccttctgacctttaagtctatgaatctagttAAATgtcttgggccaaatcctcacaTGGTGAAAGTGAGtgcagccccactgatttcaggggagATTCCCTCACTAGATCCCATCCTCATCAAatgcattgggggtggggagggatagctcagtggtttgagcattggcctgctaaattcagagttgtcagttcaatccttgaaggggccatttagggaaatggggtaaaaatctgtctggggattggtcctgctttgagcaaggggttggactagatgatctcttgaggtcccttccaaccttgatattctataatCCAATGGAGAGACAGCACcatacctctgtgctgctgcatggACCATACAAGCCAGGTCTGAGAGAGACTAAGCAATGGAACTTGTGGATTATGTTCCCAGTCCAGAACACTCTCCttcctgctgcctcagtttccccatctgtaaaagggggataccTCCTGTGAGTAATAAGCATCTGTCAGCTGTGTCCATgtgtcaccatgcctcagtgggcCACAGcagaggatgccaaattcaggacaaagagctgagaaatagggcagacacaccccgGATGggtggttattctatcattagattataCCAAACTTGCAAGAAATGTAAATTTATGTCTCACCAgtccagtgttccctctaatttttcccatccaaGTGCAGAATGAGTTTTGTTATGCCCAGCAATATGATGGTGATGTATGCACATAACACAATTCATATGGTGGAATGGGGCCAACGGTTGTGGGGCAGTGGgcactggctgggggtgcaggctctgggatggggccatggATGAGGGGCTCATGGCTGGAGCAGACAGTTGGGGTGAAGAGGTATGAGGGCTCTGGTGGGGGGGGGTCAGAGATgaggagcacagggctggggcagatggttgaGAGTTTGGGGTGagagctccggctgggggtgcaggctctggggttgggaTGGGGTTGAGGCATTTGAGGTTCATGAACGTGCTTTGGAGCTACGTCAGGGACAAGGGACTCTCTCCAGGACtctcccacagcagcacctgggctggaggagaggacATGTCCTTTCCACACTACGGCAACTCTGGGACTAGGCCTGGAGGATAggcaccccctgctcccccagcaagTCCAGGCCAGGGCTGAGTTCAGGCCAGGAGAGAGACACCTTGGCCACAGCTGGGTCCAGGGCAGACCACCCTAGGAGGTCCCCCATGAGGGTTCCCGGAGCACCTGTGTGGTGCTAAGAAGGCTTCTGTGCAGCCATTGTGCAGGTTACAGGGAACTGCACTGGTTAACTACAAGCCTAAAATGCAGCCTCCTGAGGCATCTCAGCCTTTGGATCACCACCTAGACACCAGATtctgtgacgggttgggtcacagagagccccttgagactgtcacctgatgtgctgactCTGACtgtgagcccattttccctgccagtttggaACTCCAGAACCATGTCTcattgagccagacatgctaggcAAGACtcagcaagtactcctgtctccagcacccagacaatgagttcccaatgggatccaaaccctaaataaatctgttttactctgtataaagcttatagagggtaaattcataaattgttcaccctctatgaCACtggtagagagagatgcacagctgtttgctcccccaagtattaatcacttactctgggctaattaataaacaaaagtgagttTATtgagtataaaaagtaggatttaagtggtttcaagtaataacagtcAGAAAAAAGTAAGttactaagtaaaataaatcaaaatacacAAGGCTCACTTAATTGACTAAGGATCTAGTTACAAATACTAACTTCTCATGCTAGATGTTATCTCAGGtacaatccttttcagaccaaagttgtagtttatggcctgggtccagcaatcacttacacccccaccccccatagttatagtcctttgttccagtttctttcaggcatctctttggggtggagaggctctctcttgagccagctgaaaaaaaaatggacaggcttccagggccttttatattctctctcttttgggcggaaacccc
This genomic interval carries:
- the LOC116822457 gene encoding olfactory receptor 52K2-like, giving the protein MSDSNTTDFINPPTFILLGIPGLVVAHIWISIPFCTMCTLAILGNFIILYIVKREPSLHGTMYYFLCMLAVTDLVLSMSILPKTLSIFWFNSRETDFNACLTQMHFIHSFLVMESGILVAMALDCYVAICRPLRYSTILTNIVVAKISLAVVLCSSTIVLPCILLARQWSYCRTNIIPHTHCKHMPIEKLACADICINNYYGLFVVFSVICVDVLFMSMSYTQILRAVFSLPTKDARLKTFATCSSHLCVILAFYISALFFSLMHWFGHNVSLHFHMLISNIYLLVPPMVNPIIYRVRNKQIRSRVLRIFAHKGT